One window from the genome of Prosthecobacter vanneervenii encodes:
- a CDS encoding DUF4350 domain-containing protein, which produces MTPRLAIRSLLMLCSLLMICSCDGHWEDVEITTGYKGKARVNPFLAAERLLDELGHDAHGAKSLTKMPKHDAVILISGEGGLPQGRAKQLLRWAYSGGHLIYCLSGTRPYNDFETQFGSFISALLLEEEKDTVLEQLGVGVQKRLPAEELPGLLEKFHGEEKAPGAKKEKEKDKAGQKEDVGEQGAKDKKAKTQEEKDKEMEANEEVSWNGRTYHLSLGGYQSMVLKRKLRAGEFSAGSKNDSLALHLKHGMGSVTLLAHARPFRNHWIGEHDHASWLSALVGENARKEVLFVASTSGSFFGMLWQHGWKALVALGLCLVFWLWQQMPRFGPLMEVELDATRHFASHIGALGEFFWRMRRAPMLVDAAREAVWERVRERHRPLDDGSRQMNDRLAEEISRRTGLPAKRVAAAFDAAPPDSAHNFVNLMRDLQAMRRVL; this is translated from the coding sequence ATGACTCCTCGGCTTGCCATTCGCAGCCTTCTCATGCTGTGCAGCCTGCTGATGATCTGCTCGTGCGATGGGCACTGGGAGGATGTGGAAATAACCACAGGCTACAAGGGCAAGGCGCGTGTGAACCCCTTCCTGGCCGCCGAGCGTCTGCTGGACGAACTCGGCCACGATGCCCATGGAGCGAAGTCTCTGACCAAGATGCCAAAGCACGATGCCGTGATCCTCATCTCAGGGGAGGGTGGTCTGCCGCAGGGCCGGGCCAAGCAGCTGCTGCGCTGGGCCTACAGCGGAGGCCATCTCATCTACTGTCTGTCCGGCACACGTCCCTACAACGACTTTGAAACCCAGTTTGGCTCCTTTATCTCCGCTCTGCTGCTGGAAGAGGAAAAGGACACCGTTCTGGAGCAGCTCGGTGTCGGGGTGCAGAAGCGCTTGCCGGCCGAAGAGCTGCCGGGCTTGCTGGAAAAATTCCACGGAGAGGAAAAAGCCCCGGGCGCCAAGAAAGAAAAAGAGAAGGACAAGGCCGGGCAGAAGGAGGATGTCGGAGAGCAGGGGGCAAAAGACAAAAAGGCCAAAACCCAGGAGGAAAAAGACAAGGAGATGGAGGCAAATGAGGAGGTGTCATGGAATGGCAGGACCTACCATCTTAGCCTGGGCGGCTATCAAAGCATGGTGCTCAAGCGCAAGCTGCGAGCGGGGGAGTTTTCCGCCGGGTCCAAGAACGACTCCCTGGCGCTGCATCTGAAGCATGGCATGGGCAGCGTGACGCTGCTGGCGCATGCGCGTCCGTTCCGTAATCACTGGATCGGGGAGCATGACCATGCGAGCTGGCTGTCCGCGTTGGTGGGTGAAAATGCACGCAAGGAGGTGCTCTTTGTGGCCAGCACCTCGGGCAGCTTTTTTGGCATGCTGTGGCAGCATGGCTGGAAGGCGTTGGTGGCCCTGGGGCTTTGCCTGGTATTCTGGCTCTGGCAGCAGATGCCACGATTTGGGCCGCTCATGGAAGTGGAACTGGACGCCACTCGCCACTTTGCCAGCCACATCGGCGCACTGGGGGAGTTCTTCTGGCGCATGCGTCGTGCGCCCATGCTGGTGGATGCAGCACGCGAGGCTGTGTGGGAGCGGGTGCGGGAGCGCCACCGGCCGCTGGACGACGGCAGCCGGCAGATGAATGACCGTCTGGCCGAGGAAATCTCCCGCCGCACCGGGCTGCCAGCCAAGCGTGTGGCAGCCGCCTTTGATGCCGCACCGCCTGATAGCGCCCACAACTTTGTCAATCTCATGCGCGATCTCCAAGCCATGCGCCGTGTCCTTTAA
- a CDS encoding AAA family ATPase, which produces MNPILPEPDVSSLYTPPPAGQLPPAGYSPPVVPQSTGIFQQIRQAVGQVFVGQEEVLNQVLAALLAGGHVLLEGKPGLGKTHLVLALSRTFGGSFRRIQFTPDLMPSDVCGHTLFDMTSGTFRVRRGPVFANLLLADEINRAPAKTQSALLEVMQETQVTIDGESHTLAPPFMTFATQNPIEQEGTYPLPEAQLDRFLLKVLIDYPDAANETWVVKAVSSRASGGGLSTSEVPQVCTPQDILAAQAEAAAVQAVEQVVDYAVKIVRATRQHSAISLGAGTRGAISLVRVAKAYALLEGRGYITPADVKRAVLPVLRHRVQLAPEIAISGQSVDDMLNSLIKTIEAPRV; this is translated from the coding sequence ATGAACCCCATTCTTCCAGAACCTGATGTGTCGAGCCTCTACACGCCGCCGCCTGCGGGTCAGCTTCCACCAGCAGGCTATTCGCCTCCGGTGGTGCCGCAGAGCACAGGGATTTTCCAGCAGATCCGCCAGGCGGTGGGGCAGGTCTTTGTGGGGCAGGAGGAGGTGCTGAACCAAGTGCTTGCCGCATTGCTGGCAGGAGGGCACGTGCTGCTGGAGGGAAAGCCTGGCCTGGGCAAGACGCACCTCGTCCTGGCGCTCTCACGCACGTTTGGCGGCAGCTTTCGTCGCATCCAGTTCACGCCAGATTTGATGCCTTCGGATGTTTGCGGCCATACGCTTTTTGACATGACCAGCGGCACCTTCCGAGTGCGGCGGGGGCCGGTCTTTGCCAATCTGCTGCTGGCGGATGAAATCAACCGCGCTCCAGCCAAGACGCAATCCGCACTGCTGGAGGTGATGCAGGAGACGCAGGTGACGATCGATGGAGAGAGCCACACGCTGGCACCGCCTTTCATGACCTTTGCCACGCAGAATCCCATCGAGCAGGAGGGCACCTACCCGCTGCCAGAGGCGCAGCTCGACCGCTTTTTGCTCAAAGTGCTCATCGACTACCCGGACGCAGCTAACGAGACCTGGGTGGTGAAGGCGGTGTCATCCCGTGCTTCGGGCGGCGGGCTCTCCACCTCCGAGGTGCCGCAGGTCTGCACGCCGCAGGACATTCTGGCAGCACAGGCAGAAGCCGCAGCCGTGCAGGCGGTGGAGCAGGTGGTGGATTATGCCGTCAAGATCGTGCGCGCTACACGCCAGCACAGCGCCATCTCGCTGGGGGCTGGCACGCGTGGGGCCATCAGCCTCGTGCGTGTGGCCAAAGCCTACGCACTGCTGGAGGGGCGCGGCTACATCACCCCAGCGGATGTGAAGCGCGCCGTGCTGCCGGTGCTTAGACATCGTGTGCAGCTTGCGCCAGAAATCGCCATCAGCGGCCAAAGCGTGGATGACATGCTGAACTCCCTGATCAAGACCATCGAAGCCCCCCGCGTCTGA